A window of Megalops cyprinoides isolate fMegCyp1 chromosome 13, fMegCyp1.pri, whole genome shotgun sequence genomic DNA:
CCATCCACAGCCAGTTCAGAAGTGAGTGAGGGGAGCTTATACAGGGACAGGGGATATTCAGAAGTGTGTgtggcgcgtgtgtgtgtttgtgtgatgagATGTACCAGTCTCAGAGGAAGCTAAACCTTTTCACCGTAGCCAGCAGGGATGGTTCTTACTGtactgacagaaaaatgacGTTCTTTATAATCTGACATCATTTAACACTTATCATAGAAATATACACCATCCCTCTTCCAAAAAATACTTATGGATGCTTCttaaattcagtcattttattcataattctTACTCACTAACTGTTGCCTGATGCTAAGTCTGGGTACTTACAACAGCTCTAGTGGCACTGAAATTCACCTGCATGCTTCTCATGGAGGAGCAAGGGAAGTGATGGGGTTTTCGGTCAAATGACGCCGCCGTGCCCCTGTTTCCGCAGGCAACTGCTCACAGCGCCTCATGACCAATGTCAGCTCCCCCGTGGTCACCAAGCTCAACCCCTATGGCAAGTCCTACCCGTCTGGCTCCTGGGGTCGCGAGACCAAGCCGGACAGCCCAGAGAGCTACTGGGTCCAGCCCCTGGTGAGCAGCAGCAAGCACGGCAACGTGGTGCGCCGCTACCACTCCTACGAGGACTTCATGGCCTCCAAGAACCACCAGGACGTGTCGGTGGCGTCCTCTTACACCTCCTCCAACGCCATCCAAGGGCCGGGCAGCCTGCTGTACGGAGAGGCCATGTACTACCAGTGCTACAACACAGGGGAGCTGTGCCGCTACGACATGCGAACGCACGGTGTCACGCGCAAACTGCTGCCCGAAGCCGGCTTCAGCAACCAGTTCCCCTACTGCTACTACAGCTGCCGCGACTGGACCGACATCGACCTGTCGGCCGACGAGATGGGCCTGTGGGTGCTCTACGCCACGCAGCGCAGCCACGGCAACCTGCTGGTGAGCAGGCTGGACGCCGAGTCGCTCAACGTCACCAACACCTGGACCACGCGCCTCTTCAAAAAGGCGGCCACCAACGCCTTCATGGTGTGCGGCGTGCTCTACGCCACCCGCTTCGACAGCCGCTACCGCGAGGAGGTCTTCTACGCCTTCGACACCAACACCGGGAAGGAGGACAACACCCTCTCCATTCCCCTGGAAAAGGTGGGAGACGGCGTGGCCAACCTGCACTACAACCCCGTCGACCGCATGCTCTACATGTACAACGACTATTACCTGATGTCCTACAGACCCTACTTCTAGGGGTCGCTGCTTCTTCCATGTGGCCATtataagagagctttattgtcatttaccagaataacaaaattaaagttttttttaagatgcAATTGTACTCAAAGATATAatattgtattcaaataaagaaatacaggaACAGCCATGTGCTTCCTCCTTGTGTTCGGTTTTGCACTGATGAATTCTGGGTGTTGGTGAGAGAGGTGTGATTATAGAGAGCTGGTGACAGGAACAGAAGAGAATGAATTTTGTGAATCTTGATCATGTGATGTGAGGTTGTAAGGACCAGGGCAAAATAATCTTCAATAATAATATTCACTTTAATTTTTCCGAGCTGTTGAGGTAGAGGAACACACACTCGAGAGGCGGGGGAGAAGTGTgtgagaaatagagagagagagagagacagagagagaaggacagagactgagagagctgtgtgtggttGGATCACACATTATTAcactgcgtgtctctgtgttgctgtcGCTTTGTGCTGGCGGTGTTGCTGCCTGAAAGAAGAGCAGGATTCCCTGTTAGAGATATGTGATGCACTGCGCTCTACAGTTTGCCTGTCTCCAAAGCCTGCAGTGTCATTGCTGTACCTCTTTTATGTTTGGACACGCCCCTTTCCTGCGTGGCACCTCCTCTACACAGTGTCCACTGAATCTGCCCTCGTGTCATCAGGGCTGGGGGGGTCTTTGGGAGAGTCACTGTTTTCCTGCTCATCTGAGAAGGTAACACCATTACGGTTAGTGCACACTGATGCTACACCCTCTTCTCcctttacataacattattgtcatttaacagacactcctatccagagcaacttatatagtGTACAAcaacccatttacacagctggatctttactgtggcagttctgggttaagtaccttacccacaagagcaacaacagggaaatcaaaccagcagcctctcagttacaagctctgcctgactacaccacactactgtcTACACACTATGACATCTCGAAGTCACaggtctgtgtctctgcccaaAATGGATTCAGCATTACATTGCCTATCCCCAGTTATAACCATGTCCATACTGTTtatactgatccaggatcattCTTAGGGGGACATTCTTTCTACTCATATCCCTTGTGCAGTCGGCCTAGAATGGGGAGAACATCCAGCAACAGCCATGAATAGCATGACAGTACACTGCAGTACACTCCTCTGGCCACCAGAGAGAGCCCTCACACATCCACAAGTAAGCCATTGGTTACTTGAGTCCAATGAAACCAACATTTGaggttttcaaaaaaagaattgCCATGCAAAGCAGTCAACCAAGAATGATCGCAATAAAAATTTTAAGTTCAGCTAATTTACAGCTAGcaccatttgtttgtgtttacatttgtgtgtttatatgtgtgtatgtgtgtgtgagcgcctGATGACAAGATGACAAGAAATGTGATTTCTTGTTTGTTAGAAGCACATACCCCTCCCCCAAGGTATGCTCACAATTTAAAGTAACAAATTAATATTTAGTGACAGTAATGAGACAACGATATCTAAACCAAAAACTCAATTGTCAATTACAGTTAGCCAAAATATAGTAATGTATACAGATTGTTGCCAGTAAGGGTTGACTTAGGCGTCTTGTGATTGGCATGACTGTAactgtcacacaaacaaaatgacagaattgTGACCATAagagcacacacgcacacacacacacacacacacacgcatatgtaaaataaatatacagggTGCAAAATACACACCTGAGTCCAGACCGTGCATCGCCAGCAGCTGTTGTGTCTTCCTCAGTTTGTATTCCAGGAACTGCCGctctgcacacgcacacacacacacacacacacacacacacacacacacacacacacgcacacacacacacacacacacactcacaattaCACAGGGGTCTGAACAAGCCTGCAAATCTGTGTGACATGTCAAACATCATACACACCGACTCTGTggcgactctctctctccttctccagctcttTGGTCAGGAGCTTAACCTGTCCGCTCTGCTGTGTcagctgttacacacacacacacacagacagagacacacacacacacacacacatatacacacatgcacacgtacacacacacgcacacatacacagataaatacacacacacacacacacacacacacacacacacacacacacacacacatacacagacatacacatatacacacacgcacacgtacacacacatgcacacatacacagataaatacacacacatacacagacacacacatatacacacatgcacacgtacacacacatgcacacatacacagataaatacacacacacacacacatacacagacacacacatatacacacacgcacacgtacacacacatgcacacatacacagacaaatacacacagacacacacatatacgcacacgtacacacacatgcacacatacacagataaatacacacacacacacacatgcacaaaaatacatatatacatacatccgcacacaaagacatacatgcacaaaaagaGAGTGTTAGTGGTTTTCTCTAACCAGGTGTGCTTCTTATGTGCAGTGAATTGCGCCGATGTGCTGTAtcatatgcacatgtacaccGGTTATTTATTTGCCTGGAAGATGTGTGAGGTGTGCACCATCTGGTGCCTGGTAAACTGCAACTGTGTGGGTTCACAAATGGCTTGATGGGCAAAAGCATTTGTTCTAAATGCAAACTACAAGCCTACAACCCAGATCCAGCTGTCTGACccgtctgagctgtgtcattagcAGTCTGCAGCAGGGGTACGGTGGCTTACATTGGCCAGTGTCCCCTTTTTACACAGGTTTTGTCACCCTACAAATCATAGGGTACCCAAGAGCTGCTGAGATGTCACCAGGGAAAAGCACAAATGCTTCATTTTGTCTTCTGATGCACTATGGCaattgtagtgtgaaaaatagtcacgGTTTGGTGTGTCACTGTCAGAGGACCGGAGGACAGGCCAGGTGCAGAGTATGCTAGTGATGAGGCATGCTTAATGTGTAACCGACCACGCCAAGAGTCAAAACGTAAAGAGGAGGAATAGGCTGTGCAAGTTGTGTGGTGTGTTATGTACATGACATGAGACCTGTGTACTGCGTGTTTCACCTGCTCTCGAAGTGTCGTCACCTCGTGAACAAGTCGCGTCACGCACACCGCCTGCTGCTGATACGCCAGCAGAGCCTTCTTCCTCCTGCCATAGAGACGGCAACCAATCACAGCCAGCAGTGAGAGCAAACAGCCAATTATAAGCAGTGACACATCACTCATAGTCTATGCCCAAAGATACAGTCTCAGTTTCAGAATGAAGCTCTTTAGTAATGTGGCAATGAATATCCTTACATTTCCTATGTGTAAAATATGCGTAAATGTAAAAAGATAATGTTCTCCACTTAGAGTTAAGAGTTTTGGGTCTAcgttttttaaatttaatatccATAACATATTCTACCTAACAGCTCATACATGTTGCAAATAACAGAACTCCTCTACACTCAAAATCCTAGGATAAGCACTACAACATAAGAACTTAAGACATAGGAAGGATGTAGTCTGAGGAAACTCACGCCATCTCCACCTCAAGCTCCAGCTCCCACAAACCCAAGGAGAACCCAGGGGTCTGGCTTTCTGGCCCTGCCAAAAGGGGGATTAGATCTGATCATAGATTCAGGTTAGCACACTGTTACAATCAGTATTCATTCATCAGTATTCTAGCCAGTAGATCAGAGAATACATGGAGAAGTGCCTTACCTGTGCTGAAGGGGGGTAGGTAGCTCATGAGGGTGGTGTTAGTCCACTCATCTCTGACCTCCCTGTGGCatgacagcagaaacaacaaTTTTAACCAATCAATACCACTCACCATTCCTTTATTGACCAATCAAATCCTGAATCAACCTATCTGACCAATCAATAACACTGACTGTGCCTTGTCTGACAAATCAGTTCTTAAAAGCAACCATGCTAACCACTTAATGTCAACGATCACGCCTTCTCTGATTAATCAATAACATTTTGTGTAtggcaggaggggagggggggtttggtACTTGAACTTGTCGTTCAGCAGAGCGTCATCAGTCAGGCCACAGTGGGTGAAGAAGTCAACAGCGTCACTGTCAGCGTGAGTCAGAAGCACCTCGTACAGCCCACACACTGACTGGCTCTTCAGCAGCTGGGGGggaatacagacacacacagaggcagacaaacacacacaagcagacagatgTGAAAAGGGAGACTGCAGTCTCGGGTGTGGCACCAAACACGTTCTTCCTGCAAATATAGCTGGTCACACTGCTGTGGAAGTTTAATCTGTTGTGTGCCAAACATGTCCTGGAAGCAGCAGTTTGCACATCTCAGTAATCGAGAGATTATAAGAGATACTTCAcgtgtattgtgtgtgtggggctgcagACTGTTATTCTGCTCAATGGCCTGCAGATGGCGACTGGTGTGCACAGTCAGAGGAGATCTGAGTCTCGGCTTCACAATTACTGGCCAGGTTTCAAATTCTCCAGAGACCAAGACAGCAACCAGCCCTTTCTGTTGATGCTGATACAGGAACACTTTGCAAAGgtacactgccacacagctcCTCCACATACCTCCACAATGTAGCGGCCCACGCCACAGTTACGGAAGCGCCGCCTTGTGGCTAATAGAGACAGCTGCAGCACCTTCTCTCCTGTCGTCCTAAAGGGCAGAGAGAAAAGCCCTGTTACTGCCATCCCTATCACTGCTGTTACGGACCACTGTCATTCCCATCACTGCTGTTACTGACCACTGTCATTCCCATTACAATTGTCACAGACAGACTGTAACAGCCATCACTGCTGTTACTGACCACTGCCATCCCTATCACTGCTGTTACTGACCGCTGTCGTTCCCACTACAGTCGTTACAGACAGACTGTAACAGCCACCATTGCTGTTACTGACTCCTGCCACCCCCATCACTGCTGTTACAGACTGCAGGGTGGAGGTTAAAGCCCTGCCGCACTGCTGCAGCCCTGTTGCACTTGGCTGTGGCTGCTTTTCTCACAATATGAACGGCCCTCCGCATTAAAAAATCCTGGCAGCGTGAGAGGTCCGGGGTTCGAGAGGCTGTGCCAGAGCTCAGCGGAGCCTGCGCCACGCGGAGACGGAGAGGGGCCACCCTCACcccagagcagcagctgggGCCGTTCCCGGGAGGGGAGGTGGCCGTCATATGGGCGCCAGGGGCAGGAGGGTGGTACCTCGCGAGCCGCCCTTTCATCAGGAGGTAATTACAGGCTGTGGCCAGCAGGGCACCGCCACCGCCATTTAACCACAGTCTCCAAATAGAAGCAGGCCACAGGCGCTGCGcgcacagcagagagagggcagggccGCTGCCCACAGGGGAGGTCGAATGATGGCTTCTGTTTCATTTCgaggctaaaaataaaaaaaaaccagggATGATTTTGCTCCCCGCCCAGAAGAGATTTTTTTGGCAGTCTGTTTGAGGGAATCTGAGGCTGCTGGCTCGgctaaaaatgtgcaaaaagcagaaaagctgtgtttttttcatggagCTGCTCCTGTCCTTACACCCTAAAGAGGGAGGTCAAAGAGGGAGACTCTTAGCACGTCAGCAAGAGACCAccaagagagggtgagagggaagggagctagagaaaagagaaagagagggaaagaaggagagaaacagcaaaTTGAAAGAGGGGAAAGTGAAGGACACAGCCTGTTATAATAGtccagtgtgtatgtgagtgggAGGAGGTCTGATTCAGTAATGTCAAGGTGGGAACTTTGGGGCTTAATTGGAAGGTTCTACAGAGTAATCAGTTCTGGTTTGAACTCACAGGGGAGAActgatgaggtttttttttgctcagaagcataaaaagaaaactgcagctACTCTATTTTACCTCAGGCACTCCTCCACCCTCCATGTTTATGAGCTGCCATTGTGAAACCGAAGCAGGGAGTCCAACGCGCTAACCTGAATCTACCCTACAACCATATACTCATCAAATTGCCATTCACCTGCTTCCTCAGAGTGCCCTCCTGCCCCTGTGTCTGTTGCTTGTACTCACAGTTTCCTCAGCTTGTAAGTGGCAGCAGCCACAATGAGAGACTCCGCCCCCACAGCAGTAGGCAGGATCTCCACCCCTTCTCGGGCACGACACCTCTGTGATCGCCGCTCTCGCACCTTCAGCAGGAACTCCTCCGCCCCGCTGTCAAACCTCTCCCATgctgacctgcagggggcagcacctCGTTGGACGCACTCAGAGccaataaaacacactgtgacacaccgacacatgtagacacacactgacagtgtgtatgtgtctgtactgtacttttatGTACAGTCAGTGTGGCTGAGTACCAGAGGAAGCCTTTACCTCTGCCGCGCAATCTCTGCTGAATTCCCACTTTCATCCGAGGAGCTTTCATCAGAGTCACTGAAGACTTGGGAGAACCGCCCCCCTGATtctttccctctgctctctgctgggtGGGACATAGGGCTCTGCCCAACCCCTCGTGAACAGGGCAGGGTTCGGCTTCTGTACTCCTCCAGGACATCTGGAGAGAGAGGTTAGGAATTTGCACGTCTAACATCAGTATAATTTCATATGAACAATTATTATAACATCATTATAACTGTGTGAGACTGGGCAGAACACGTTGCACCTGTATGCTGACGCAGCAGTATGATGGTTTGAGCGTCAGGGCAGTGGATGGTGTCATGAATGTCCCGTGGGCCCACGTCAGGTAATGACACATCAAACAGAGACACGACTGCACTCAGGACATCCCGGTTCTCCACCTGGACACATGCACGTGAGTAtatacatacacgcatgcataaatgcattcaaatatacAGACATGTGTACATACGCACCTGCATACGGGcatgcacaatcacacacacacatacaagcacaccgaCAGACAAGCATgcacattcaaacattcaaacatgcatgtaaacacacacaaatcaacacatgcgcacacgcaggcacgcacacacagaaagcttTGTTTCTGCTACTAGAAGGACATTCTGCTCCGCATGTCCACAGAAAGCTGGGGGTTACAGTTTGATGTGATTTGGAACTCTAATTCAAACAGAGTAAGGGCtctgggcagagagagagagatgtcatCTCATTGATATATGACCTATTTTCATAATCACAGGGCTACACTGTCACATTTTCAGtgggaaggagaaaaaacactggaaagagagatggaggttAACACTGCATCTGCTGTTCCGTTTTCCTTCCAAAAGCAATGGTTTACTGAATGCACAGTAGTTTCCATTGGCTTTGCTAActatacaattaaaatgaacttttgtTCTGCAAAACTAAAACAGGGATAGCACAGagttatgcttttttttaaaaaaaaatcaaaactgcagGGGATGAAAAAATCAGACATAAGGAACACAAAATCAAGCACAATAAGTTGTATATGcataattcaaaatgaattctACGCTACTTAACATCAGATTATGGATAATCAACTATATATTAGCAGAATTACAACCTGTATGtgacaaaaataatcaaaacccCTCTTGAACATTCCTCACATGCTCAACAAAAGGCATGTCCTCAAAGATGGAGACAGATTATTACTGAGCTCTGAAGCACTGAAAGGACAGTCATGGTGGAATATATCACCACCGAACCCCGCAATCACCAGCCCTTGCACTTGTATGACTCAATCACAACCGATTAAAGGTTCATTCCGAGCGATCGTCACTCAAGGATAATGTAAGCTGATGTGAAAAGGAGAAGcggagagagtgtgagtgctGTGCTGCGAGACGGGTAATGGACAGACGGCTCAGGGATTTTTTCACTTCTCAGCGCTGCGCACATCAGGATTTCAGTCAAGAGCCAGAgataatgtaacaaaaaaacaggacaattTGAAATGTCAGGTTGTGTAGCAACAGGAGACAGAATCATCTTACTGAAAGGATGACTTTACAAAATCAACAGGAACCGATTACTTAACAGTAAATAATGCCTCAATAAAGCCACAAGATAAGTTTTTCTAAGTTGAGAATTTTATCaactttttatctgaaatacaaaaaatgtattctgaagcCATTTTTTGGAAAGGTCACACAACGAAAAAGGAAAACTGTACAGGTTTCATAAAAATTATTAGAGGTGTGAGCTATCAAATCTATAGTTCTCGCATTAATAGGTAGAAAATATTGCCATCACATCTTTCTCTTTTTAGAGTACACGACGTGTCCTTAGAATATGTAGTAGTGCTCAAAGATTGctacctctctctgtttcattgCAAGGGGAACATTTATCTGGTAACTGCAAATGTCCTCCAGCTCAAGGTCTTGGGCTGACATAAAGAGCTCTGCGAGGTagtatgtgaaaaataaattccTAAGTGAAGAGCTATGGATGTTCAGTAAGGTTAATTCTTTCACTTTGCCAGGTGCAAGGGTGCAGAacagagaggatgtgtgtgtgtgtgcgtgtttgtgtgcctgtgtgtgtgcatgtacgtgtatatacagtgcatttgtatatttgtgggtgccatatttgtgtgtgcgtgtgtgcgggcGCATACGTGCATATGCTTTAAAACAGACATGGTCACTAAGTTAGGATGACAGCCCCACTCAGGCAGTGTCCTCACTGTGTGACAGAGTCAAACCCCCACAGTGTTACTGTCATGTCGGATGGGCCAGGAAGTGGACGCATCCAGGGCACTCTAGCACTCCGCGCGGAGAGAGTCCGATGGAAGAAACAGGGTGTGTCTCTCCAGGGGGATGCCTAAATGACCAGTGCACGTCTGCAAAGGGGTAGGGCAGGTACCTGTGGGACCAGAGTGGGAGCGTCACGGGTCTGAAGCAGCTTGTGGAAGTggactctgattggctgtacGCTGAAATCACTCCTGTTTCCAGCCTTTCTGGGTTTGAAGACTACTGTATGAAGGTGC
This region includes:
- the si:ch211-194m7.8 gene encoding olfactomedin-4, whose amino-acid sequence is MPLTLLLWSLLPLLCLLTECEGTQRVQGQQTVDSCLCEVNATLWDFPAQTFENVSETVQTCRDSLERLQAQVLLTDRKMPKITATVKNITDRLHAFQYLNSNSLYHALHLRQLNQELEELENDIKTTHRSAPTVQTKGLTQEVSKVRDEVKDMQKKNVFNLETVRENLRSMRNRLETCRTIHSQFRSNCSQRLMTNVSSPVVTKLNPYGKSYPSGSWGRETKPDSPESYWVQPLVSSSKHGNVVRRYHSYEDFMASKNHQDVSVASSYTSSNAIQGPGSLLYGEAMYYQCYNTGELCRYDMRTHGVTRKLLPEAGFSNQFPYCYYSCRDWTDIDLSADEMGLWVLYATQRSHGNLLVSRLDAESLNVTNTWTTRLFKKAATNAFMVCGVLYATRFDSRYREEVFYAFDTNTGKEDNTLSIPLEKVGDGVANLHYNPVDRMLYMYNDYYLMSYRPYF